A region of the Streptomyces sp. NBC_00442 genome:
TTGCCACCTCGAAAAGCGATTGCCATCACGGCCGTGGTGCTCCTCGGCTTCTTCGTCATCGACGGCTCGTACGTCTGGTTCGAGCAGCCACCGCTGTGGGAGCTCGTCGGGGCCCTCCTTGGCTTTGCCGCCATCCTGGGGTTGCAACTCGGTCATTCTTTTCCCAGTCTTGCGCCGTGGTTCTCCCGCTACAGGTACGTGACGTGGGGGCTCCAGGGTCTGCTCGCCTATCTTCCGATCCTCCGGTTCGGGGTGGCTTGGGGCGGTATGGCGGTGTTCTTCACCGCTTCTGCGGTGCTGGTGTTCCCGGCGGTCACCGGCTGGTCGCTCTTCTGCCTCGGAGCCTTCGCGCAGAGCCTCGTCTTCTACCATTTCCGTACAGGCTGGAACTCCGCCGCCTACGCGGCGGTCGAGTCGGTCCTGATCCCGTTGATCGTGATCGGGCTCTCGCGGATGTCCGACATGATCGTGAAACTCCACCGCTCACGCGAGGAACTCTCGCGTCTGGCCGTGGCAGGCGAACGGCTTCGGTTCGCGCGCGATCTGCATGACGTTCTGGGCTTCAGCCTCTCAGCGATTTCCCTCAAGTGCGAGCTTGCCTACCGGTTGCTGGCGGATGCGCCTGCCAAGGCGCACGAGGAGCTCGGCGACGTGCTGAGCACCTCGCGCAAGGCGCTCGCCGACGTCCGCTCGGTCAGCCGGGGTTACCGCGAGATGTCTCTCTTCGGCGAGGCGAACGCCGCTGTCTCGATGCTGTCGGCCGCGGGCATCCGGACCCAACTGAAGATCGAAAGCACCGGGCTGCCCGCGGCGGCGGATACCGTCCTCGCTGCTGTGCTGCGTGAGGGCCTGACCAATATGCTGCGCCACAGCAAGGCGGAACAGTGCGAAATCAGGGCCGAACTCCGGGGGCGCACCGCGGTGTTGATCCTCGCCAACGACGGTGCCGGGCGCGCGAAGCATCCCAAGGGCGCCGCGGACGGCGGCCTGGCCGCGCTCGGCTCCCGGGTCGAGGAGATCGGAGGCACTCTCGCCCATGGCTGCGACGGGCAGGGCTGGTTCCGCCTCGAAGCCGTCGTCCCCCTCCCCGACCGTGCCGCGCACGCACTGAAGGCGGGGCCGCCGTCCGCACGCCAGTTCAGCGATGCCGAAAGGCCCGTGCGCGAGTCCCGTGGTCTCGGCCACGCCGACATGGTGCCGCGCGCCGCGTCAGCGATCGCCCTCTCGGTACTGGTCGGCTACTTCTTGGCCTACTCGATGGTCGCCCTGTCCTTCCAGCCCACCTTCGGCGAGGGAGTGGGGCTTGAGCTCTGCCTGTTCGCGGCGCTCGTGCTCCAATGCGTGGTCTCCTTCCAGTGGCGGTTCGCCAGGTCGGTCCGCAGACCGAGGCTGCTGCGCTACGGCGCGCTGGGGGCCCTCGTACTGCTTCACTGCGTGCCCCAGCTGTTCCTCGGCCGGATCTACCTGGGTCTGCCGGGCTTTGTCGCGGGCTCGGCACTTCTGGTGCTGCCCGCCGCTGCCGGGTGGCCGGCCCTCGCCGCGGTGACGGCCGGGGGAGGCGTCTCGCTCTACCTGGCCGAGGGGTCGCTCGAAGACATTACCTACGCGTCGGCGTACACCGTCATTTGCGCCCTCGTCGTCTTCGGCCTGTCCCGCATGGCCCAGCTGGCCTCCGAACTCCACTGGTCCCGCGCGGAGATCGCCCGGTTGGCGGTGACGACGGAGCGGCTCCGGTTCGCTCGGGACCTGCACGATCTGCTGGGGTTCAGCTTGTCCGCGATCACATTGAAGTGTGAGTTGGTTCGGCGTCTCGCGGAGAGCCGGCCGGTGCAGGCGCAGGAGGAGCTGACGGAGGTGTTGCAGATCGCGCGCCAGGCGCTCGCGGATGTGCGGACAGTGGCTGACGGGCGGCAGCGGATGAGCCTGTCGGCGGAGGCGGAGAGCGCCATGGCGATGCTGGCTGGTGTGGGCATCCGGGCTACCGTGGACACGGACTGCGGTGAACTGCCCGGTGACGTGGACACGGTGCTCGCCACCATGCTGCGCGAGGGTCTGACCAACATGCTGCGGCACAGCAAGGCCGCCCACTGCGAGATCACGGCGGAGCGGACCACCGCCGGAGTGCGGTTGACCCTGGTCAACGACGGCGTCGACGGGGACGCGGCGCCGGGGCTCGACTCCACAGTCGACGGCGGCAGCGGGATCGGCAACCTGACGACCCGGGTCAACGCGGTGAACGGCCGGCTGGAGGCGGGGGCTCGGGCGGACGGCTGGTTCGAGTTGAAGGCCGAGGTTGCCCTCCTGGCGGCTGCCGCCTGACGCCCAGGCAGGGACGGGCCACGACGTCGTACGTCCACGCAGCGTCGTGGCGGGGCCGACGCGGCACGCGGCATTTCCGCACAGCTGGATCCGGTCCGAAGAGGGGCTTCTGACCGAGGGCCACGAGGCATGGGGGACAGTTGGAAGCAGAAGTCGTCGGCCGTTCGGAACGAATATCCGCAGACGTGGGCAGCGTGTTCCTTCCGCCGCGTAAGGCAATAGCCGTGACCGCGGCCGCATTGCTCGGATTCTTCGTGATCGACGCCGTCTACATCTGGGCCGAGAGTCCGCCATGGTGGGAACTCGGCGCGGCCCTGATCGGATTCCTGGTCATCATGGGCCTGCAACTCGCGCACTCTTTTCCGCAGTTCGTGCCTGAACTTCATCGATACCGGTATGCGACCTGGAGCCTCCAGGCGGTCCTGGCCTACGCGCCGCTGGCCGTGTTCGGCTTCGCGTGGGGCGGGATGACGGAGTTCCTGACCGCCTCGTCGGTCCTCGTCCTCCCCGCGGTGATCGGCCTGCCGCTTTTCGGCGCCGGAGTGTTCACCTGCTGGAGCCTGTACAGCGAGCGCGACACCAGCACCCTTGTCTACAACGTCCTCGAAGGCGCCCTGATCCCCCTGATCATCATCGGACTCTCCCGGATGTCCGACTTGATCATCAAGCTGCACCGGTCCCGAGAGGAGCTCTCCCGGCTCGCGGTGGCGGGCGAGCGGCTCCGGTTCGCCCGCGACCTCCACGACGTCCTGGGCTTCAGCCTGTCCGCGATCTCCCTCAAGTGCGAGCTGGCGTACCGACTGTTGGCGGACGCGCCCGCCAAGGCACAGGAAGAGCTCGCCGACGTGCTGCGCACCTCGCGCAAGGCGCTGGCCGACGTCCGCTCGGTGAGCCGCGGCTACCGCGAGATGTCCCTGTCCGGCGAGGCCAAGGCGGCGGTCTCCATGCTGAGCGCCGCGGGCATCCGCACCACGCTCAAGTTCGAGGCCGGACAACTGCCCGCCCTGGTGGATACCGTCCTCGCGACCGCGCTGCGCGAGGGCCTCACCAACATGCTGCGCCACAGCAAGGCCGAGAGCTGTGAGATCCGGGCCGAACGCGTGGGCGCGAGCGCCGTTCTGACCCTCACCAACGACGGCATCGGCCGCGTCCGGCCCGCCAGGACCGCCACGGACGGCGGTCTCGCCGCGCTGGAGTGCCGCATCGCCGCGCTCGGCGGCACCCTCGGCCACGGCTGCGACGGCCAGGGCCTGTTCCGCCTCGAAGCCGTCGTACCCCTGCCCGACCGCGCGGAGGAGGACCGCGACGGGCATCCCGCGGCCGTCCCCGGCACGGACGACACCGAAGGGCCGGCGGCGCAGCCGCACGGCCACCGCGACCTCGTGCCCCGGGCCGCCT
Encoded here:
- a CDS encoding sensor histidine kinase, with amino-acid sequence MTAAALLGFFVIDAVYIWAESPPWWELGAALIGFLVIMGLQLAHSFPQFVPELHRYRYATWSLQAVLAYAPLAVFGFAWGGMTEFLTASSVLVLPAVIGLPLFGAGVFTCWSLYSERDTSTLVYNVLEGALIPLIIIGLSRMSDLIIKLHRSREELSRLAVAGERLRFARDLHDVLGFSLSAISLKCELAYRLLADAPAKAQEELADVLRTSRKALADVRSVSRGYREMSLSGEAKAAVSMLSAAGIRTTLKFEAGQLPALVDTVLATALREGLTNMLRHSKAESCEIRAERVGASAVLTLTNDGIGRVRPARTATDGGLAALECRIAALGGTLGHGCDGQGLFRLEAVVPLPDRAEEDRDGHPAAVPGTDDTEGPAAQPHGHRDLVPRAASAMTLTVLVGYFLAYSVVAASYHLPLGQAVATELCMFATLLLQLTISFQWRFARLARHGRPLRYGALAALLLLQCVPWFFLGPIYLGMPGFVAGSALLVLPAYGAWSLSAAVCVASEIVFYQVDRVTTELFYEAGYTVICSLVVFGLSRMAQLASDLHWSRTEIARLAVTTERLRFARDLHDLLGFSLSAITLKCELVRRLAQTRPVQAQAELTEVLQIARQALADVRTVADGRQRMSLSAEAESATAMLAGVGIRATVDTDCGDLPGDVDTVLATMLREGLTNMLRHSKAAHCEIKAERTDAGVRLTLVNDGVDGCAAAGLGSTADGGSGIGNLTTRVKAVNGRLVAGARPDGRFELKAEVELLATAA
- a CDS encoding sensor histidine kinase: MKAEIVDEAEVFFADVGHQVLPPRKAIAITAVVLLGFFVIDGSYVWFEQPPLWELVGALLGFAAILGLQLGHSFPSLAPWFSRYRYVTWGLQGLLAYLPILRFGVAWGGMAVFFTASAVLVFPAVTGWSLFCLGAFAQSLVFYHFRTGWNSAAYAAVESVLIPLIVIGLSRMSDMIVKLHRSREELSRLAVAGERLRFARDLHDVLGFSLSAISLKCELAYRLLADAPAKAHEELGDVLSTSRKALADVRSVSRGYREMSLFGEANAAVSMLSAAGIRTQLKIESTGLPAAADTVLAAVLREGLTNMLRHSKAEQCEIRAELRGRTAVLILANDGAGRAKHPKGAADGGLAALGSRVEEIGGTLAHGCDGQGWFRLEAVVPLPDRAAHALKAGPPSARQFSDAERPVRESRGLGHADMVPRAASAIALSVLVGYFLAYSMVALSFQPTFGEGVGLELCLFAALVLQCVVSFQWRFARSVRRPRLLRYGALGALVLLHCVPQLFLGRIYLGLPGFVAGSALLVLPAAAGWPALAAVTAGGGVSLYLAEGSLEDITYASAYTVICALVVFGLSRMAQLASELHWSRAEIARLAVTTERLRFARDLHDLLGFSLSAITLKCELVRRLAESRPVQAQEELTEVLQIARQALADVRTVADGRQRMSLSAEAESAMAMLAGVGIRATVDTDCGELPGDVDTVLATMLREGLTNMLRHSKAAHCEITAERTTAGVRLTLVNDGVDGDAAPGLDSTVDGGSGIGNLTTRVNAVNGRLEAGARADGWFELKAEVALLAAAA